The Burkholderia ambifaria AMMD genome contains the following window.
CAGCCGCTCCCGCCGACACCATGACCGCAACTGCCAGACCCGACCGCGCCGACCCGTCGCGCGCACCCGCCGGGCGCAAATCCCAGCAGCGCGTGCAGGACATCCTGCGCGCCGGTCGTGAAGTGTTTGCCGAAAAGGGTTACGAGCATGCGACGGCCGCCGAGATCGCGCAGCGCGTCGGCGTGTCGGAGGCGACGGTGTTCAGCTATTTCCGCGGCAAGCGCGAGCTGTGCGCGCGCGTGATCGCCGATTGGTACGACGAAATCATTGCCGCGTTCGAACACGGGATGCCGGTGGAAGCATCGGTGCAGCACCAGTTCGCGTTCATCGTGCGCACCCACCTGCGGCTGATGCTGGTGAACGGCACGGGGCTGTGCGCGCTGGTGCTGTCGGAGGGTCGTGCGAAGCAGCATGCGCTGAGTGACGAGCTCACCGCGCTGCAGCGCCGCTACACGGCGCCGCTGATGGACGTGCTCGCGCGCGGCCAGGCAGCCGGGCAGGTGCGCCGCGACATGCCGCTGAGCCTGCTGCGCTCGATGGTGTTCGGGCCGATCGAGCACGTGCTGTGGGATGCGATCCTCGGGCACCGCAAGCTCGATACGGAAACGACGGTCACGCAGTTGGTCGACATGCTGTGGGCGGCCGTGCAGCCGCCCGCGCCGGAGCAGGCGGCGTTGGTGCGCTTCAGGAACGAGGTCGCGGAAGCCGTGCGGCGGCTGGAGGGGCAAGCGTCACGCGCGTGACGCCGGCGGGTTTCGCTTGCCTTCATCTGCTGCCCCGCCGCCGCTTCTACTTCATCTCGCGAGAACCGACCGCTACGAATCCTCGCTCACCCGCAGCGGCGCGCGGCTCTGCTCGTTGTTCAGATGGACGAACTTGCGCAGCAGCCGCATCAGTTCCTCCGAATCGCCCTCTCCCATTCCGTCGAACAGGCCGGCACGCAGTTCCTTCACCGACGGAATCAGGTGTGTGAGCAGTTCCACGCCCGCCGGCGTCAGCAGCAGGCGCCGCTGACGCCGCGGCAGCACTTCGCGGACGATCAATCCTTTCGCTTCGAGCCGGACCGCGAGATCCGCGGTGGTCGACGTGTCGAGCGCCACCCGCTGCGCGAGCGTCACCTGGTCGAGCCCCGGGCATTCGTAGAGCATCCGCAGGACCGCGTACTGCACCGGCGTCACGTCCCGGCCCAGCTTTTCATAGAACATCGCAACCGCGATCTGATGGGCGCGCCGGATCAGGTGCCCGGGTTCGTCGTACAGATCGAGCGGGAATGCCGGCGCGTCGGCGGGATTCGTTTTTTCCATGGATGAGTCGATGACATAGGCGGCGCACGCCGTTGCGTGCACCGACGGCATGGCGCTGCGTCGCGCCATTCCCGGGAAAACCAG
Protein-coding sequences here:
- a CDS encoding MarR family winged helix-turn-helix transcriptional regulator, which gives rise to MEKTNPADAPAFPLDLYDEPGHLIRRAHQIAVAMFYEKLGRDVTPVQYAVLRMLYECPGLDQVTLAQRVALDTSTTADLAVRLEAKGLIVREVLPRRQRRLLLTPAGVELLTHLIPSVKELRAGLFDGMGEGDSEELMRLLRKFVHLNNEQSRAPLRVSEDS
- a CDS encoding TetR/AcrR family transcriptional regulator, giving the protein MTAAPADTMTATARPDRADPSRAPAGRKSQQRVQDILRAGREVFAEKGYEHATAAEIAQRVGVSEATVFSYFRGKRELCARVIADWYDEIIAAFEHGMPVEASVQHQFAFIVRTHLRLMLVNGTGLCALVLSEGRAKQHALSDELTALQRRYTAPLMDVLARGQAAGQVRRDMPLSLLRSMVFGPIEHVLWDAILGHRKLDTETTVTQLVDMLWAAVQPPAPEQAALVRFRNEVAEAVRRLEGQASRA